A genomic window from Bradyrhizobium lupini includes:
- a CDS encoding cupin domain-containing protein, which yields MTVVSLPTTLAPSRSMAIAVVGGLACALAIGKALPVTMDTISGALAPLCATAAESSPLDKVEPIDSYALPNVPGKRVTIVRVFYGPGGFSRPHRHAGSVTAYITKGKIRSQLGGGPVETFGVGQSFFEPPGSTHLVSANASTTEPAELIAVFVADEGAQLTTLLE from the coding sequence ATGACGGTAGTAAGTTTGCCCACCACATTGGCGCCATCGCGTTCGATGGCGATCGCCGTCGTCGGCGGGCTTGCGTGCGCGCTTGCGATCGGCAAGGCGTTGCCGGTGACGATGGACACCATTTCCGGCGCACTCGCGCCGCTCTGCGCCACCGCCGCCGAAAGCTCGCCGCTGGACAAGGTCGAGCCGATCGACTCCTACGCGCTGCCGAACGTGCCGGGCAAGCGCGTCACCATCGTGCGCGTGTTCTACGGCCCTGGCGGGTTCTCGCGGCCGCATCGTCACGCAGGATCCGTCACCGCCTACATAACCAAGGGCAAGATCCGCTCCCAGCTCGGCGGCGGCCCGGTCGAGACGTTCGGCGTCGGCCAGTCCTTCTTCGAGCCGCCCGGCTCGACGCATCTGGTCTCGGCCAATGCCAGCACCACGGAGCCGGCGGAATTGATTGCCGTGTTCGTGGCGGACGAGGGCGCGCAACTCACGACGTTGCTGGAGTAG
- a CDS encoding carboxymuconolactone decarboxylase family protein, translating to MSHARSEYEDFKKIAPDAYELVLALGQVAAKAGLDKQLLELVKLRASQINGCAFCVQHHILLSERIGVPVDKLNLVVVWREAPIFSARERAALAWTEALTCLPDGVGEGVYAEASREFSETELTYLTSAVASINVWNRFGAAFRWTPAKRPVAANAAAS from the coding sequence ATGTCACACGCCCGCAGCGAATACGAGGATTTCAAGAAGATCGCGCCGGATGCGTATGAGCTGGTGCTGGCGCTCGGCCAGGTGGCGGCCAAGGCCGGTCTCGACAAGCAGCTTCTCGAACTGGTCAAGCTCCGGGCATCGCAGATCAACGGCTGCGCCTTCTGCGTGCAGCATCACATCCTGCTTTCGGAGCGGATCGGCGTGCCCGTCGACAAGCTCAATTTGGTCGTGGTCTGGCGCGAGGCGCCGATCTTTTCCGCGCGCGAACGTGCCGCGCTGGCCTGGACCGAGGCGCTGACCTGCCTGCCCGACGGAGTCGGCGAGGGCGTGTATGCCGAGGCGAGCCGTGAATTCTCCGAGACCGAACTGACGTACCTGACCTCCGCGGTTGCCTCGATCAACGTCTGGAATCGTTTCGGTGCGGCGTTTCGCTGGACACCGGCGAAGCGACCGGTCGCAGCGAATGCGGCGGCATCCTGA